agagagagagaggcgagcAGCCAGCCAGCCAACCGGCGTGCGCCGTTCAGCCGCGAACCGCGCCGGCGTCAGAGAAATCGCTCACTCGTTTTTGAGACTCGCTACGAACCAGCAGCACGAGCAGAAATGTCCGGGCGAGGCAAGGGCGGCAAGGGGCTCGGCAAGGGTGGCGCCAAGCGTCATCGCAAGGTCTTGCGTGACAACATCCAGGGCATCACCAAGCCTGCCATCCGTCGTCTGGCGCGCCGTGGTGGTGTCAAGCGCATCTCTGGCCTCATCTACGAGGAAACTCGCGGTGTTCTCAAGGTGTTCCTCGAGAACGTGATCCGCGACGCCGTCACCTACACCG
The Rhipicephalus sanguineus isolate Rsan-2018 unplaced genomic scaffold, BIME_Rsan_1.4 Seq7381, whole genome shotgun sequence DNA segment above includes these coding regions:
- the LOC119378217 gene encoding LOW QUALITY PROTEIN: histone H4 (The sequence of the model RefSeq protein was modified relative to this genomic sequence to represent the inferred CDS: deleted 1 base in 1 codon), which gives rise to MSGRGKGGKGLGKGGAKRHRKVLRDNIQGITKPAIRRLARRGGVKRISGLIYEETRGVLKVFLENVIRDAVTYTEHAKRKTVTAMDVVYALKRQVRTLYGFGRLSKQRRRSLQARTQQPSSGLPT